A window of Corvus hawaiiensis isolate bCorHaw1 chromosome 15, bCorHaw1.pri.cur, whole genome shotgun sequence genomic DNA:
ATAAAGGGATTTCATAACATGGGGACACTGAGAAACGGGGATATTCACAATATGGGGACATTGGAATGACGGAATACTCACAATATGGGGACACCGCAGTGAGGAGACAACTGCACCGCGCACAGCACAAAACCACCAGCCACGACCTCCCCCTCAGCCCCGGCagtccccctccccaaatttaCACTGCGAAGGAGGCACAAAAAGGGGGGAATCCCCCCTGTACTCACGGGGCACCACCTTCAACACCTGGGAGGTGAAGCGGCGGCCCACGTTGGGGAGCCCGTGCGACAGGACATTGGGGAAGGCGCGCTGCTCGAAGGGCGACAGGCTGTAGGTGATGACATGCCGCACCCGCGCCAGGTTCCCGAAGTGCTTCCCCATGGCCGCTGCGCCCCCGCGGTCACCGCGCAATGGCCACCGCGCAAtggccgccgcccgccccggaACCGCCTGCGCGACGCCTTCCGGGGCACCGCCAGCGGCGCTTTCTGCTTGTAATAAACGATAGAGGCGGTGAAATAGGCGGGTGGTAAATCAGAGTTCTACTAAAGCGTGTTTTTAACACGCGGTTTGTAATAAATGACGTGCGCCAGAAACGGGCGCTGCCCTGAAGGGGAACGGGAGGGGAACTCACGGGAAGCACCCGCGCCGtgagggaggggggggggcgGTGCCTCAGCGCGGAAACCGCCCAAagaaataatgggaaaaaaacacttttatGTGGCGATGGTGGAGTTCCGCTGAACAGCGGGAGTGGCTGAAGCAGAAAATCGTGGAATTATGGAATAGtttgcactggaaaaggcttttaaagGTTAAATATCCCGCCACACCCCCCCGCAATGAGCATCGTAAACAATGTTGGAATTGTTATTAGAATGTATGAGACATCTTCCAAATAATGGAAATTATTATGTATTAGACATCTTCAATATTACTGGCATCATTAATAGATTATAATTATTAGACTATATTAGATATATTCCATATTATTCGAATTACAGAATATATTCGacatcaaaattatttaaattattattagaaTAGATAAGAATGGTTAGGATATTAGACATTTTTACCCTTTGAATGATAGTAGAATTATTAGACTGTATTAAACACTTTCAGCTTTATTTGGATCATTACAATATATTAGACATATTTACCATTATTTGAACTAATATTAGAATATATTAGATTTGTTAGAATATGTTAAACTTCAGCATTGTTGGAATTATTATTACAATATATTAGATAGGTTCAACATTATTGGGATTATTACAATATATGACacatatttaatatattatttgAATTATTAGACTATATTAAACATGATCCCCATTAATGGAACATTAGAATATGTTAGGATTATTGGACTACATTACGCATTTCACAATAAGTAGAAGGATTTGTGTCAGGAAACGatgccatttattttcttctctggcaGATGAGCAAAGCCAAATCCCCAGAGTTTGAAGGGATGAGCAGGAGTGACACAATCCAAACTCACCCACCTGCCCACGGTGCTGGGACCAGGAAGGTTTTATGTGACACCAAGATACCATTTTGAGCTTTTGGTGTCAACCACTTTGATTTCAGCAGTCAGAGACTGAAACCTGGAGCAGGATCCCCACTTTTAAGGCAGGTTTGTGCCTGTTGCACCTCCAGGAGCTCTCCAGACTCACCCCAACATGAGTGGGTTCAGTGACCAGGTGAACCATCAAAGTGACACCACACAGCAGCCTCTCAGgcctgccctgccaggctgaATTCCCTGCCTCTGGAATTGCTCAGGATATAAGGTAGGGGCTGGTTGGGTGGTTGAGTGTAGAAAGTTACAGCATTTATTTATTAGTCCATTAGCAAGTCAGTGTTAGAGGCTGTTCTAAACAAGTTTTACAagacagtgctgctgcacagcctttaataaacaaacaaacaagaaaaatcccCACTAAAGCTGAGAGGTTTTGTGTGTGAGCCCCAGGTCGGTCTAGGAGGAGACAATAAATCATAATAAATCAATTGCAGTAAGAATTCGGTGTGAAAGCACCTAGAGTTGAGGCACTTGTTACCTACAGTTTCATTGTGAGAGGAAACAAGGCTGTGGCCCCATATTTCAGAATATTAAACCCATTGAACAGCATTTACATCAACTCATTTAAAGCTTTTAGAAGCCATTTTTGGGGATTAagctttttaaacatttcttcctAGTTCAGAAGCCAGTGGCAGTGTGGCTCCAATGGGCAATCCTCTGCCCTTACACCATGGACAGCTGCCCCTTGTTCTTGAACCAAATGAAGCCTCAGGTGGTGCAAATTCTTACCAAAATAGTGCCTTAATTTAAATGTTCACAAATTACCCACAGCTGCCCTTAAATTCTTACCCTCCTTTTAGATGAGAAAGCCCAAAGAGtgcaagagaagaaaagcaaaaaacaacGTGGTAACTCTTTACAGAACTGTGAGGAAGGGTTGTGTCATCCTGCTTGGAAGAGAATGAAAGACCAAGGAAACAATTCTAACATTAAaggctttcttctcttcccagtCATTACCGGAGATGTCACACACAAGGTTTCTGCAGAGGCAGAGTAGCAGGCACTGTATGTCAGGGTATGTGGGATagccatttctttctttttttttaatctgtaataAAGCAGCTTAAAATAGACATTTAGTAGTTGAAACCTTTCCcctattttaaattcaaaattctCCCGATAAAAAGACGCTATTTACATTTAATTGCACATTCTAGAAAGGCTGAGTGAGTACAAAAAAAATCGGTGCTCTGATGTGAACCCCTTCTGCTAACTCCTTGCTAAATCCCAGCTCCCGGAGTTACAGCAACACTTCTCAGTCAATTGTAGCTACAGATCTTGAGAATGCAAAGATAAAACCTGTGCTTGAGAGCGCAAACCCACCCCAAAGTGGAGTGCAGCAGAGTCCCCACTACCGGCAGGTGCACTTGGTGGCGATCATGTCCTCGTACTCCTTGTAGGCGATGGAGCCGTCAGGCTCGACGGTCAGCACGCTGAGCGGGCTGTAGGCGGCCGGCACGCACGAGGGCCTGGGCACAGAGGGGTCCAGGCGCTCGTAGATGAGGGTCTGCACCATGGCGTGCACCGGGGAGCCGTAGCGGTGGCCCAGGGCGCGGGGACAGTCCCCCCGGCAGAACTGGGGGCTGTACCTGTGCGGGGCGATGATCCAGCGGTCCCACCGCAGCTGGCTGAAGCTCAGGCGGAAGTTGTGCAGCTCACACTCGTGCTGAGGGAGCACAAATTGCTTCAGATACTCGCTCAGATTGTGAGGTGAAGTGGCTGGTGCTGCTTTTGGATTCTCATTTCTTCGCTGGCGAGAGGCCCTTTTACCCTGGGGATTGCCTTGTCCTTTGTCACCCTTTGGAGGATCCAcgagcaggctgctgctctgcctggcccgCGCTGGGCTTTTCCTCCTGTGCCTGAGCAAGCTCCCACGGTGATAAGCTTGCTCACTGGTGTCATTCAGATACAgcagaagggaagggggaaCCAGTGTCACATTAACCGCATTTTGCAGTTTCGTGCTCTGTTGTGGGTCACCCATCAGACAAGTGAAGTTCAGAGCCATATGAACATTCCTCCTGTTCGTAGCAATCAGAGGCTGGAGGAAAGAAGTCACATCCATCTCCACCCATTTGCGTTTTCTAACATCAAAGTGCAGGCTCAAAGCTAGAGAGTGGGAAATGCTGGGGCAAACTTGGCTGGAAGAATCATGTTCCTTAAGGGATAAATGGCATATGCAGGTAATGGAAGAGGAAATGGGAACAGATGTGTCAAAGGAATAGAGCAAGACAGACTTGAGTAAGTGCTCCAGAGCAGTAACACGATCCAAGTTGAAGAGTAAATCCACCGAGTGAACATCTCCTGTGAAGGGAAACAGATTCCTGTAGTGTTATTGCATCTTATTTTTCTACCTAGACATGAATACTGTTGTAGTTGATAAGTAAAAATGattcagcagcagaagaaaacaatttagATGCCCTTACATTTATTGCATGAAATTTCTACTTTGGTCAGGGACATAAgagttaaaaattaagaaaataaacacaagaaaacCTCTGATTATAAGAGCTATTAGGATTCATTTCATTAAAAGAACCAGCACAGGAGGAAGTCAGCTGTTGTCTCTTTAGTGCTGGTGTGGGGGTAACAGGAACTAAACACTCCAGATGATAATAACCATGAACTCCACCTCAGAGTGCTGTTCCTGTGCAGCAGTACAATGCTTGTGTTTATCTTTCTATGTTTATCTGTCTTTCTAGTGAAAAATCCGAGTCAGGAGAACTCAGGTCACCTCAGTAGGTTTATCAGCCAAGGATTTCTAGGTGCTGTTGTTGTGACCAGCGCACATTTAAGAAAACCATGGAAGCATCATAAGTTACAGGGTGCCCAGCCATCCCAGTCCTGAGCCCAATTTGTGAGTAATTCTACTCTTCCCTTCAGGTTTTGATCATGATTCTTCTCTAGCAAATGTACCAGACAAGGAGAGGATTCTCTAGCACAGGCGCTGGCAGTTTGGTACAAATTTTTTTACCAGTGCTGcagtttttagaaaaaaagcaaaaccaaaacggGCTGTAGAAGGAAATGTGCTGCCTATTATGCCTAAacattttttccacttctcttaCTTTACTTAGATCTGCTTATAGCTTTTTCTGACTCATGAGCAGATGAGTCAGCCCGGAACACCAGCCTGTCTTGTACATACTGCTTGTGGGGTGTTCCCCAGCCTGTGAAGCCTGTGCCTAATGCCATTCAAGGAGAAGTAGGTTATGAAAAACTCCTACAGTTTAGGAGAAGAGGCTCCAGGACTAAAATAGCAACAGCGCTGAAGAAAGGAGGTATTTTtatctcctgctgccagcacagaacACACAGAAACCCCGTGTAACCTCTCCAGCCCAGGCACTGCACACCTACCTTTCCCCAGGCCCCCGAGGCGGTGCTGGCATTCCCAGCACGGGGTGAAGAGCCGCACCGTGTTATAGAAGCGGCCTCGGTGCGCCTTAGGGATGCCCTCCCTGGTGGCAGACATCCTGTACAGCCTCTTCATGTACCGGAGAGCCCTGGAGTCCGGCTGCAGCCGCGGGGCCTCGCTGTGCCAGCCCCGGGGGCCGCGGCCGTGCAGCACCTTGAGCAGCGGGGGCAGGAGGGTAGGGGCCGGTCCCCCGCCttggggcagctgcagcaccgCGCTGAGCTCCctggcagcatcctcaggagctgCCGAAAACCCAGGGGCCTTCTCAGAGCCCCCCCGGCCCCTGGAGCGGGGCGAGTACTGGGTGCCAGAAGagagccagggcaggcagcagtaCAAACACACGCAAATCCTCCAAGTGCTCTCCATGCTCTTGAGGGCTGcaggtgaaaaaaggaaaaaaaataactccCCTCAAACATTCAAGGAAAAACGAGAGTGCCTCAGCCCCATCCCTTATATAGGTTGCAGCTGTGAAGTGTGAGGGAGGTTTCTTTCTAAttagaaagcaaagagaaagatCTGCAGCTGGCCCCTGAAGCCACAGCTTCATTGCAGTTGGGCTAAGCCTTGGCCCGGGAAGCTTATTATAAACGAGATCCTAATTCTGAGTTAACCTTTTTCACATGGGAAATTACAGGCTGGGAGCCGAGTGCCAGCCcgcagagggagctggggaggcgTTAGTGTTGCCTGGTCTAATTAATCCTGGTTTATTTGCAGAAATATATAAAGCTAAATATTACTGCTCTTAGGCTTTGGCCTCTCTCCATGTGCTGGTGGAGTCGTTTTCACCAGCTCTGAGCTGAACAACCCAGCCCCCAGCTGCTCACTGGGTATaaagttgtgggttttttagggAGAAGTATAGAGGCTGCTTTGAGAGCATCTTATAGGTAGATTAATTTGGGGTCTATATTGGATGTTCTCCCTCTTGCCTTGGCGTGCTGCAGTGGAAAGCTGAGTTTGCCAAGCTCGTTACTATCTCTTTCAGCTTCCCTAGTGTTTTTTCCTGCCTGACAAGTTCTTGTTTACAAACTGGAGAGCAAAGAAAGCCCCGAAGAATCAAAATTGTGAAAAATGGAAAGCCTGCTGCTGCTACCTGCCCTGTTTGCTGCCTGAGGTGAGGTTTGAGGTAACTTGCTGTACACCAGCTGTgagttatttttcagaatttttttattgcttctaaataaaataacagtTCTGGTTCTTTTTGCAGCATCTTCACCATGGGGTTCCGTTGTGGCTTTAAGGTAGGAGTAGGGAAATGATTTATCATTTTGTTGGTGTCTtgtttattttacattattattGGATATGGCTAAGGTGCAGGTCTGGTGCTACAGACTCCAGAGCAGGGGGGCTGGAGGTTTTTTGTAATTGGGAAATACAAGTCATTTTCAGAAATCCTTTCTTGTCTAACTATGTTACTTGGCATCAAGGCAGGGACCAATTGTGGTGAGTCAAAAAGGTTGTTGAATTTACTTTGAATTAGAAGGTACAtggaacaaagagaaaaatcccaACCTTTACACAGCATCTGCTCAGTGTTGGCAGTGGCTCACTGGTGATTGGGCTGGTTCCCACTTCCGTCTTTCTAAAATAagctctatttatttttatcttaatgggtcagggctgcagctcctaGGCAGAGCTAATGGTCTCAAGGGCATCCTTTAAGTTTAAACAGGGTTTTGACTcatttttatggggttttttggagaGGGACAATCACTCTCTGTAGACTGCTTACAGATTTTCAAGCTGCTTTTAGGGAGGGCAATAAAAATTACTCAAATCACCATCCCACACTAAGTCTGGAGGCCTGTTGGGTGGAAAAATGCTTCTTCCTTCCCCTTAGTAtctcccaaaacccccaaagcaCTGACACTTATCTTTGGTGAGAGGCACACTCCCATTGTTATTGCTGGATTTTTAGGCTCCCTCCAACCTCTGGGTGAATTTCAACTTTTCTGGCATTTACTGAATGATGTCATTTGGTTAAATTGTCATGGCTGCAAGGTCAGTACCTAGCAATGAAACCAGTGAGTGCTCAGAGGTAAACAAGGGGAAATCCTtccaggctggggcacagccctgtcctgggctgggaactgATGGTCACCCACATTTCAGCACTCCCAGTTCTCCCCCTCAGCACATGCACAGAAGCAGTGATTGAACCTTTAGGTGACTTTGTCCTGCAGGATTAAGAATGGCAAACCAGTTATATTTATATAGAAATAAATGATTTATCATGCCAATGATAAGGCTAAATAAACATTAAACAGAATTATTTGCTACCTAGTATGGGTAGCTAGAAC
This region includes:
- the LOC125333583 gene encoding cytochrome b-c1 complex subunit 8; the encoded protein is MGKHFGNLARVRHVITYSLSPFEQRAFPNVLSHGLPNVGRRFTSQVLKVVPPLATGYLIYSWGTQEFERLKRKNAAGHEHEQ
- the GDF9 gene encoding growth/differentiation factor 9, which gives rise to MESTWRICVCLYCCLPWLSSGTQYSPRSRGRGGSEKAPGFSAAPEDAARELSAVLQLPQGGGPAPTLLPPLLKVLHGRGPRGWHSEAPRLQPDSRALRYMKRLYRMSATREGIPKAHRGRFYNTVRLFTPCWECQHRLGGLGKGDVHSVDLLFNLDRVTALEHLLKSVLLYSFDTSVPISSSITCICHLSLKEHDSSSQVCPSISHSLALSLHFDVRKRKWVEMDVTSFLQPLIATNRRNVHMALNFTCLMGDPQQSTKLQNAVNVTLVPPSLLLYLNDTSEQAYHRGSLLRHRRKSPARARQSSSLLVDPPKGDKGQGNPQGKRASRQRRNENPKAAPATSPHNLSEYLKQFVLPQHECELHNFRLSFSQLRWDRWIIAPHRYSPQFCRGDCPRALGHRYGSPVHAMVQTLIYERLDPSVPRPSCVPAAYSPLSVLTVEPDGSIAYKEYEDMIATKCTCR